A genomic stretch from Desulfovibrio sp. TomC includes:
- a CDS encoding TrmH family RNA methyltransferase, producing MTKNDRNRRPSPNRRPDGPSEQRDDRRSNSGSEKRSASGSGSEKRNTSGSGHPSSRPPARKTGQRDDQRERTGDQGRPRRDGDQRPTRPSGGRSDSRDNDQGRPRRDGDQRPTRSTGGRGDSRDRAGDQGRPRRDGDARSGRPTGPRGEKRERTDDQSRPRRDNDQRPERQSDRRDGYKGKPEGDRQQAYDAGRRSGERPEREAQPRPFVRAEPTPIVPTVLPEDILPGRKPVRELIEQSPQSVDDVLLRQGLRGADVDAIVTACTAAGVRYRFMPAGDMDKIYPGNHQGFLARLSAGDLASLEDVLEATRNAPLPVSLALDRVQDPGNVGTLARTLFALGGGGLIVPKHEGARLGPGAAKASAGTLARLPVAKVSNLARALDEASEAGFTIIGAAGEAEAKNIYTATPDFPIILVLGSEDEGIRPGVLKRCQAIYRIPQARPLDSINVAQAGAIILGRLASILDQGN from the coding sequence ATGACCAAAAATGATCGTAATCGCCGGCCGTCCCCGAACCGCCGGCCTGATGGCCCTTCCGAACAGCGCGATGACCGACGCTCAAATTCCGGTTCCGAGAAGCGCTCTGCCTCCGGTTCCGGCTCCGAAAAACGCAATACTTCCGGTTCCGGCCATCCGTCCAGCCGGCCGCCGGCCCGCAAGACCGGACAACGTGACGACCAGCGTGAACGCACCGGCGACCAGGGCCGTCCCCGGCGCGACGGCGACCAGCGCCCGACCCGTCCTTCAGGAGGGCGCAGCGATTCCCGCGACAACGACCAGGGCCGCCCGCGCCGTGACGGCGACCAGCGTCCGACCCGTTCCACCGGCGGGCGCGGCGATTCCCGCGACCGGGCCGGCGACCAGGGCCGTCCGCGTCGTGACGGGGATGCCCGTTCCGGCCGTCCAACCGGGCCGCGCGGGGAAAAACGGGAACGGACCGACGACCAGAGCCGGCCGCGCCGCGATAATGACCAGCGCCCCGAGCGCCAGTCCGACCGCCGCGACGGGTACAAGGGCAAGCCCGAAGGCGACCGCCAGCAGGCCTACGATGCCGGCCGCCGCTCTGGCGAGCGGCCCGAGCGCGAGGCGCAGCCGCGTCCGTTTGTCCGGGCCGAGCCGACGCCGATCGTGCCGACCGTGTTGCCCGAGGACATTTTGCCGGGTCGCAAGCCCGTGCGCGAGCTGATCGAACAAAGCCCGCAGAGCGTGGACGACGTGCTGTTGCGCCAGGGCCTTCGCGGGGCCGACGTGGACGCCATTGTCACGGCCTGCACCGCTGCCGGGGTGCGTTATCGGTTCATGCCGGCCGGCGACATGGACAAGATCTATCCCGGCAACCATCAGGGCTTCCTGGCCCGTCTGTCGGCCGGGGATCTGGCCAGCCTGGAAGACGTGCTGGAGGCCACCAGGAATGCGCCCCTGCCCGTTTCCCTGGCCCTGGACCGGGTGCAGGACCCGGGCAATGTCGGCACCCTGGCCCGTACGCTCTTTGCCCTGGGCGGCGGCGGCCTGATCGTGCCCAAGCATGAAGGCGCGCGGCTTGGACCGGGCGCGGCCAAGGCCTCGGCCGGGACGCTGGCCCGTTTGCCCGTGGCCAAGGTGTCCAATCTGGCCCGGGCCTTGGACGAGGCCAGCGAGGCGGGATTTACCATCATTGGCGCGGCTGGCGAGGCCGAGGCCAAAAACATCTATACGGCCACGCCGGACTTCCCCATCATCCTGGTGCTTGGCAGCGAGGACGAAGGCATCCGGCCCGGCGTGCTCAAGCGCTGCCAGGCCATCTACCGCATTCCCCAGGCCCGGCCGCTCGATTCCATCAATGTGGCCCAGGCCGGGGCGATTATTCTGGGACGTCTGGCGTCGATTCTGGATCAGGGGAACTGA
- a CDS encoding branched-chain amino acid ABC transporter permease produces MHPSRRTSLALFFAALAAVGLVTPGFRLLAVNQHLFLAVNVLALNFCLGLGGQISLAQAAFAGLGAYGSVLLHARFPGASLLIVPAVVLGTGLLAAMLSRPMERLGEGFLAMATLCVSLVFTNLVLSLESVTGGSAGLMADSRLTVPGIGELGGDKLTFFLFAGLLAVGSSIFLTLRDSRLGRALAACRDDSQAASSLGIDRASVRSLSFGLGGGLSAAAGVVHGHYTGFISPEQFHLELSLKALLFLVIGGPGNLLRPILAALVLETAMGWLSVLGDARTLVNGLLLGAALLAGYWRMKK; encoded by the coding sequence ATGCACCCATCCCGCCGCACCTCGCTTGCCCTGTTTTTCGCCGCTCTGGCCGCCGTCGGCCTTGTCACGCCCGGTTTTCGGCTGCTGGCCGTCAACCAACACCTGTTTCTGGCGGTCAACGTCCTGGCGCTGAATTTCTGCCTTGGCCTTGGCGGCCAGATCTCCCTGGCCCAGGCGGCCTTTGCCGGGCTTGGGGCCTATGGCTCGGTGCTGCTCCATGCCCGCTTTCCCGGGGCCAGCCTGCTGATTGTCCCGGCAGTGGTGCTGGGCACGGGCCTGTTGGCCGCCATGCTCAGCCGTCCCATGGAACGCCTGGGCGAAGGCTTTCTGGCCATGGCCACCCTGTGCGTCTCCCTGGTCTTTACCAATCTGGTGCTGTCCCTGGAAAGCGTCACCGGCGGTTCGGCCGGGCTCATGGCCGACAGCCGGCTGACCGTGCCGGGCATCGGGGAGCTTGGGGGCGACAAGCTGACCTTTTTCCTGTTTGCCGGCCTGCTGGCTGTCGGCTCCTCCATCTTTTTGACCCTGCGCGACAGCCGCCTTGGCCGCGCCCTGGCCGCCTGCCGCGACGACAGCCAGGCCGCTTCCAGCCTCGGCATCGACCGGGCCTCGGTGCGCTCGTTGTCCTTTGGCCTGGGGGGCGGCCTTTCGGCTGCCGCCGGGGTGGTCCACGGCCACTACACCGGCTTTATCAGTCCCGAGCAGTTCCACCTGGAGCTCTCGCTCAAGGCTCTTCTGTTTCTCGTCATCGGCGGTCCGGGCAATCTCCTGCGGCCGATCCTGGCCGCCCTTGTCCTGGAAACGGCCATGGGCTGGCTTTCGGTGCTCGGCGACGCCCGCACCCTGGTCAACGGGCTGTTGCTCGGCGCGGCCCTGCTCGCCGGCTACTGGCGCATGAAAAAATAA
- a CDS encoding FG-GAP-like repeat-containing protein has protein sequence MMLFRRLVLLVAALLCLPASALAAEVKTFAVAPFTVHGPEKYQYLGQGVQSMLESRMNWPGHLAPMDKAKAGNKLAKAPASESEAKKTANDLGVDYLAYGSVTVSGEQASVDIMVVGRDGKKWPKSLDTKIAELIPAMERTAQTLNNEIFQRPATPAAGKGGAPSSQLNSDFVVNQTNGDQKGYLNPSFRYAGPSDTPGVWRSQSMPIVSRGIAVGDFNGDGQNEVAILAQNSVEVFNYKDRQLMPIAKYQTPPNIMLLNISTLDINGDGKSEIIVSASYFKEPRSFILSLDGNKLVETQKDIKLYLNVVPVAPDFNRQLVGSKGEPKEIFVQGVHNVIFSGGQPQLSTRIPLPNKANPFNFAFVPEKSGYKVIINDDQDRIVVYTAKGERVAATEEQYCGSAVGLEFDPLMAPMEKPKSDHLWTYYYIPLPMIVSNLDKDERYEVLVSKNISLAAQFFETFRTFSQGEIHALYWDGVGMNLLWKTRRIKGTITGYALADIDNDGQKELVVCLTTWPGAAGVYARRTIVLAYKLDPASAGQAGEYGIDQSE, from the coding sequence ATGATGCTTTTCCGTCGCCTTGTCCTGCTGGTTGCGGCCCTGCTGTGCCTGCCGGCGTCCGCTTTGGCCGCTGAGGTCAAGACGTTTGCCGTAGCCCCGTTTACCGTCCATGGGCCTGAGAAATACCAGTATCTGGGCCAGGGCGTGCAGAGCATGCTCGAATCGCGAATGAACTGGCCCGGCCACCTTGCCCCCATGGACAAAGCCAAAGCCGGGAACAAACTGGCCAAGGCTCCTGCCTCCGAGTCCGAAGCCAAAAAGACGGCCAACGACCTTGGCGTGGATTACCTCGCCTACGGATCGGTGACGGTTTCTGGCGAACAGGCCAGCGTGGACATCATGGTGGTGGGGCGCGACGGCAAGAAATGGCCCAAGTCGCTCGACACCAAGATTGCCGAGCTGATCCCGGCCATGGAGCGCACGGCCCAGACGCTTAACAACGAAATTTTCCAGCGCCCGGCCACCCCGGCTGCCGGCAAGGGCGGCGCTCCCTCCAGCCAGCTCAATTCGGATTTCGTGGTCAACCAGACCAACGGCGACCAGAAGGGCTATCTCAACCCGAGCTTCCGCTACGCCGGCCCCTCCGACACCCCGGGCGTCTGGCGCAGCCAGTCCATGCCCATTGTCTCGCGCGGCATTGCCGTCGGCGACTTCAACGGCGACGGGCAAAACGAAGTGGCCATCCTGGCCCAGAACTCGGTTGAGGTCTTCAACTACAAAGACCGCCAGCTGATGCCGATTGCCAAGTATCAGACCCCGCCCAACATCATGCTGCTCAACATCAGCACCCTAGACATCAACGGGGACGGCAAATCCGAGATTATTGTTTCGGCCAGCTACTTCAAAGAGCCGCGTTCGTTCATCCTGAGCCTTGACGGCAACAAGCTGGTTGAGACGCAAAAAGACATCAAGCTCTACCTCAACGTGGTGCCCGTCGCGCCGGACTTCAACCGCCAGCTGGTCGGTTCCAAGGGCGAGCCGAAGGAAATCTTCGTCCAGGGCGTGCACAACGTCATCTTCTCCGGCGGCCAGCCCCAGCTGTCCACCCGCATTCCCCTGCCCAACAAGGCCAACCCGTTCAACTTCGCCTTTGTGCCTGAAAAAAGCGGCTACAAGGTCATCATAAACGACGACCAGGACCGCATCGTGGTCTATACGGCCAAGGGCGAGCGCGTGGCCGCCACCGAAGAACAGTACTGCGGCTCGGCCGTCGGCCTGGAATTCGACCCGCTCATGGCCCCCATGGAAAAGCCCAAGAGCGACCACCTCTGGACGTACTACTACATCCCGCTGCCCATGATCGTCAGCAATCTGGACAAGGATGAACGCTACGAAGTGCTGGTCAGCAAGAACATCTCTCTGGCCGCCCAGTTCTTCGAGACCTTCCGCACCTTCTCCCAGGGTGAAATTCATGCCCTGTACTGGGACGGCGTGGGCATGAACCTCTTGTGGAAGACCCGGCGCATCAAGGGCACCATCACTGGATACGCCCTGGCCGACATCGACAACGACGGTCAAAAAGAGTTGGTGGTGTGCCTCACCACCTGGCCGGGCGCGGCCGGCGTCTACGCCCGCCGCACCATCGTGCTGGCCTACAAGCTCGATCCCGCGAGTGCGGGCCAGGCCGGCGAGTACGGCATCGACCAGTCCGAGTAG
- a CDS encoding DUF1499 domain-containing protein, whose product MMDTLRTLVRFFESVGQVAAVVLLVVVVVGVVLFIWLGMVSRKMPPSVSPTGGPLRSDGAKPNWVSSTVSKNDPLHYIAPRACAENPIPTLIKVLGQGKYTVVAATERYIQATARSSRFGFVDDLEFLYDPAAGLLHMRSASRVGHSDLGVNRHRLEAIVKDAGL is encoded by the coding sequence ATGATGGATACGCTGCGCACCTTGGTGCGGTTTTTCGAGTCTGTGGGGCAGGTTGCGGCCGTGGTGCTGCTGGTGGTCGTGGTGGTCGGCGTGGTTTTATTCATCTGGCTGGGCATGGTGAGCCGTAAGATGCCGCCCTCGGTGTCGCCGACGGGCGGGCCGCTGCGGTCTGATGGCGCAAAGCCCAACTGGGTCTCGAGCACGGTGAGCAAGAACGATCCGCTGCATTATATCGCCCCCCGGGCTTGCGCGGAAAATCCCATCCCGACCCTGATCAAGGTTTTGGGGCAGGGCAAGTATACCGTGGTCGCCGCTACCGAGCGGTATATCCAGGCCACGGCCCGGTCGTCGCGCTTTGGCTTTGTGGATGACCTGGAATTTCTCTACGACCCGGCGGCCGGTCTGCTGCATATGCGTTCCGCCTCCCGGGTCGGGCACAGCGATCTTGGCGTCAACCGCCATCGCCTGGAAGCCATCGTCAAGGACGCCGGCCTGTAG
- a CDS encoding LysM peptidoglycan-binding domain-containing protein: MGRYLLFVLLPAFLLLSGCSGKQYDKSNADMKANLEPELWDTSQILKNLQRGRPLTEQEKKALASRGAIQFDLDVKENEEVQVFLQYFSIDKRGSMDTWLRRAEPHLPYVRAVLASYNLPPDLIALPFIESGYNTMAYSPVGAGGMWQFMPYTGRRFGLTVDWWVDERRDPYKSTVAAAKYLTKLYQMFGDWNLALAAYNAGEGKISRVMAASGQCDFFDIAKDPKLLKDETRHYVPKFLAVLKIFQNLDTLGFKKVNWQAGPNLKEVPAPGGTDLAALAQACSMPWEQFREYNPGFRRQVSPPDMTVNVYVPVAKEQVALAFLNNPGNYPPVGGQTYTAEAGDTWWNIARKSGMPVAELRQLNASLPETLPPGQTVRVALSASGADNSALAEGPDACAPKPFAAAKPQRHRVSKGDSVGSVARKYGVSTQELLAANKMKHAGRLTQGSWLNIPGGQAAAPAQAAAGVKGNAPVSLAEAEASHTVAKGETVGSIAAKHGVSPQELMAANSLRSPKELLVGKRLSIPKKPGSKAPEPAAPAPVQTASAGSYTVKAGDTAHSIARSQGIDPKQLAAANPGRLDKLRPGDRLTLPGGSKAPAPAPVQAAAAPAPREPAKYDKAAKPAAAPQPPVAKTFAQAAPQPAPAPAAKPQAAKPASKSVNYKVSPGDTLWGIAKKFNVDPSSLMAWNNMKSSSSLQTGAQLTIHQ, encoded by the coding sequence ATGGGCCGTTATCTCCTCTTCGTCCTCCTCCCCGCTTTTCTGCTGCTCTCCGGCTGTTCCGGGAAACAGTATGACAAATCCAACGCCGACATGAAGGCCAACCTGGAGCCTGAACTCTGGGATACCTCCCAGATTTTAAAAAACCTCCAGCGCGGCCGGCCCCTGACCGAACAGGAAAAAAAGGCCCTGGCCTCGCGCGGAGCCATCCAGTTCGACCTTGACGTCAAGGAAAACGAGGAAGTGCAGGTTTTTCTCCAGTACTTCTCCATCGACAAACGCGGGTCCATGGATACCTGGCTGCGCCGGGCCGAACCGCATCTGCCCTATGTGCGGGCGGTGCTGGCCAGCTACAACCTGCCGCCGGACCTCATTGCCCTGCCGTTTATCGAATCCGGCTACAACACCATGGCCTATTCGCCGGTTGGCGCGGGCGGCATGTGGCAGTTCATGCCCTATACCGGCCGCCGCTTCGGGCTGACCGTCGACTGGTGGGTGGACGAGCGGCGCGATCCCTACAAATCCACGGTGGCCGCCGCCAAATACTTAACCAAACTCTACCAGATGTTTGGCGACTGGAATCTGGCCCTGGCCGCCTACAATGCCGGCGAAGGCAAAATTTCCCGGGTCATGGCCGCCAGCGGCCAGTGCGACTTCTTCGACATCGCCAAAGACCCCAAGCTGCTCAAGGATGAAACCCGCCACTACGTGCCGAAATTCCTGGCGGTCCTCAAGATCTTCCAGAACCTCGACACCCTGGGCTTTAAAAAGGTCAACTGGCAGGCCGGCCCCAACCTCAAAGAGGTTCCGGCTCCTGGCGGCACCGATCTGGCCGCCCTGGCCCAGGCCTGCTCCATGCCCTGGGAACAGTTTCGGGAATACAACCCGGGCTTTCGCCGCCAGGTCAGCCCGCCGGATATGACCGTCAACGTCTACGTGCCCGTGGCCAAAGAACAGGTCGCCCTGGCTTTTTTAAATAATCCCGGCAATTACCCGCCGGTCGGCGGCCAGACCTACACCGCCGAAGCCGGGGACACCTGGTGGAACATCGCCCGTAAATCCGGGATGCCGGTGGCCGAGTTGCGCCAGTTAAACGCCTCCCTGCCCGAAACCCTGCCGCCCGGCCAGACCGTGCGCGTGGCTTTAAGCGCCTCGGGCGCCGACAATTCCGCCCTGGCCGAAGGTCCCGACGCCTGCGCCCCCAAACCGTTCGCCGCCGCCAAGCCGCAACGGCACCGGGTCAGCAAAGGCGACAGCGTCGGCAGCGTGGCCCGCAAATACGGCGTGTCCACCCAGGAACTCCTGGCCGCCAACAAGATGAAACACGCCGGCCGCCTCACCCAGGGTTCCTGGCTCAACATTCCGGGCGGCCAGGCTGCCGCCCCGGCCCAGGCCGCTGCGGGCGTGAAGGGAAACGCCCCGGTCAGTCTGGCCGAGGCCGAAGCCAGCCACACCGTGGCCAAAGGCGAGACCGTCGGCTCCATTGCCGCCAAACACGGCGTCTCCCCCCAGGAACTCATGGCCGCCAACAGCCTGCGCTCGCCCAAGGAACTCCTGGTCGGCAAGCGTCTGAGCATCCCGAAAAAGCCCGGCTCAAAAGCGCCCGAGCCGGCCGCCCCGGCCCCGGTCCAGACCGCTTCGGCCGGCTCCTATACGGTCAAAGCCGGCGATACGGCCCACTCCATCGCCCGCAGCCAGGGCATCGACCCCAAACAGCTCGCCGCCGCCAACCCGGGCCGCCTCGACAAACTGCGCCCCGGCGACAGGCTCACCCTGCCCGGCGGGTCCAAGGCGCCGGCTCCCGCGCCGGTCCAGGCTGCTGCCGCCCCGGCCCCGCGCGAACCGGCCAAATACGACAAAGCCGCCAAGCCGGCCGCCGCGCCCCAGCCCCCGGTGGCCAAGACCTTTGCCCAGGCCGCGCCCCAGCCGGCTCCTGCGCCGGCCGCCAAACCGCAGGCCGCCAAACCGGCCAGCAAGTCGGTCAATTACAAGGTCAGCCCTGGCGACACCCTGTGGGGCATTGCCAAGAAATTCAATGTGGACCCGTCCTCGCTCATGGCCTGGAACAATATGAAAAGCTCCAGTTCGCTCCAGACCGGGGCGCAGCTCACCATCCACCAGTAA
- a CDS encoding RluA family pseudouridine synthase: MKTPVQTFTVTPAEAGQKLLQYLARRLGSGLPQAVLQKFIRTGQVRLDGKRCKPFDRVGQGQLVRVPPYDPDGTGGPGRQGPSPGPEDRPKTPARAAATGRDGRAGPSGKPAAPPAARTRAAAPSHPPLDILHEDDDLLVVVKPAGLPVHPGSGHTVALTTLLNARYPDAPFRPTPAHRLDRDTTGLLLVAKSYRTLRRIHDAMLTGQARKDYLAWVWGRWLLGEDNEWVTLRDRLAKEGGPGKERMVSGEVGKEAVAKVRLLVSMPTASLVEVRLETGRTHQIRAQLASRGYPLVGDAKYGGGAPPMRLHAWRVVLPGAAYCAPPAWEAPWTVTRPRRASLAECSDRVSSPDPESTPDVPE, encoded by the coding sequence ATGAAAACGCCCGTCCAGACCTTCACCGTCACCCCGGCCGAAGCCGGCCAGAAGCTGCTGCAATACCTGGCCCGGCGTCTGGGGTCCGGTCTGCCCCAGGCTGTCCTGCAAAAATTCATTCGCACCGGACAGGTGCGCCTCGACGGCAAACGCTGCAAGCCCTTTGACCGGGTGGGCCAAGGCCAGCTCGTGCGCGTGCCGCCCTATGACCCGGACGGGACCGGCGGGCCGGGGCGCCAAGGGCCGTCTCCCGGACCCGAGGACCGGCCAAAGACGCCCGCGCGGGCCGCAGCGACAGGCCGCGACGGCCGGGCAGGGCCATCGGGCAAACCGGCCGCGCCGCCTGCCGCCCGGACCAGGGCCGCAGCGCCCAGCCATCCGCCGCTGGACATCCTGCACGAAGACGACGACCTGCTGGTGGTCGTCAAACCGGCCGGCCTGCCGGTGCATCCCGGCTCCGGCCACACCGTGGCCCTGACCACGCTTCTAAACGCCCGCTATCCCGACGCCCCCTTTCGCCCCACCCCGGCCCATCGCCTGGACCGTGACACCACCGGCCTGCTCTTGGTGGCCAAAAGCTACCGGACCCTGCGCCGCATCCACGACGCCATGCTGACCGGACAGGCCCGCAAGGACTATCTGGCCTGGGTCTGGGGACGGTGGCTTTTAGGCGAAGACAACGAGTGGGTGACGCTGCGGGACAGGCTGGCCAAGGAAGGCGGGCCGGGCAAGGAACGGATGGTGTCCGGCGAGGTGGGCAAGGAAGCCGTGGCCAAGGTGCGACTTTTGGTGTCCATGCCCACCGCCAGTCTGGTGGAAGTGCGCCTGGAAACCGGACGGACGCATCAGATCCGCGCCCAGCTGGCCTCCCGGGGCTATCCCCTGGTCGGCGACGCCAAGTACGGCGGCGGCGCGCCGCCCATGCGGCTGCACGCCTGGCGGGTGGTGCTGCCGGGAGCGGCCTATTGCGCCCCACCGGCCTGGGAAGCGCCCTGGACGGTCACCCGCCCCAGACGCGCCTCCCTGGCCGAATGCAGCGACCGGGTCAGTTCCCCTGATCCAGAATCGACGCCAGACGTCCCAGAATAA
- a CDS encoding branched-chain amino acid ABC transporter permease: MLALYLAQIVNSGLALGAVYGIMALGFSLIFSASRLINFAQGELLLLGGLIITSLAGVMHLPPVVALFAASLAGYLLGRVLFASTLGLTLRAAPLRQLMLTVAASLVFQGVAILAWGKNPLMPPRLIPMPDLRLGSLFLGRDTATALVLAVVCMVVLGVFLNSTRLGRALRATAQNAVGARLQGVDTVFCHALSFALAGALASLAALAVGPQTGLRYDMGLGLGLKGFAAATIGGYTSLGKVFAGGLVLGLAEATLVLTLSGEIKETAIYALIIILLVAAPREHDERP, translated from the coding sequence TTGCTTGCCTTGTATCTGGCCCAGATCGTCAATTCGGGACTGGCCCTGGGGGCCGTCTACGGCATCATGGCCCTGGGCTTTTCCCTGATCTTTTCCGCCAGCCGGCTGATCAACTTCGCCCAGGGCGAGTTGCTGCTCCTTGGCGGGCTTATCATCACCAGTCTGGCCGGCGTCATGCACCTGCCGCCTGTTGTGGCCCTTTTTGCGGCCAGCCTGGCCGGGTATCTCCTGGGCCGGGTGCTTTTTGCCTCCACCCTGGGCCTGACCCTGCGGGCCGCGCCGCTGCGCCAGCTCATGCTCACCGTGGCCGCCAGCCTCGTCTTCCAGGGCGTGGCCATTTTGGCCTGGGGCAAAAATCCGCTCATGCCGCCGCGCCTCATTCCCATGCCCGATCTGCGTCTGGGGTCGCTTTTCCTGGGCCGCGATACGGCCACGGCCCTGGTCTTGGCCGTGGTCTGCATGGTGGTGCTGGGCGTCTTTTTAAACAGCACCCGTCTGGGCCGGGCTCTTCGGGCCACGGCCCAAAATGCCGTGGGTGCGCGGTTGCAGGGGGTCGATACGGTCTTTTGCCACGCCCTGTCCTTTGCCCTGGCCGGCGCGCTGGCCTCCCTGGCCGCCCTGGCCGTCGGTCCCCAGACCGGTCTTCGCTACGACATGGGGCTTGGCCTTGGGCTCAAGGGCTTTGCCGCCGCCACCATTGGCGGCTACACCTCCCTTGGCAAGGTGTTTGCCGGCGGCCTCGTCCTGGGACTGGCCGAGGCGACGCTGGTGCTGACCTTGTCCGGCGAAATCAAGGAAACCGCCATCTATGCGCTGATCATCATCCTGCTCGTGGCTGCCCCGCGAGAGCACGACGAGCGTCCGTAA
- a CDS encoding ABC transporter substrate-binding protein, with product MAKVLLLLAALLCLPATGVFAQATGEPILIGGLFAQSGPAAVVGTPSKLVAEMTVKQINDMGGVLGRPLKLIAYDTESSPDVALRQARQLVEGDKVLAIIGPTSTGEGLAVKKYTEEKHVPVIMTVGGDAVIAGGKFGPYDWTFKAPQRTATAVAKIYDYLKGKNIKKIAVLCSKDAFGQDGLTELTANAAKFGIEIVAEESFDNKGTDFSAQAFKLQAAKPQAAVVWTIGPAGAIAAKNFAALPGERPLLVQSHGQPGPSYLEMAGEAAGGTVMPGTKLMAPESLPDEDPQKIVIESFIKAYKDNGIQEKFPLNTHSGYAYDALTLLRAGLEKAGKADPEALRAALEKLERVVGVSGVYTLSAEDHNGLGQDSMIMLIVDSNRFKLAP from the coding sequence ATGGCCAAAGTCCTGCTCCTGCTTGCTGCGCTCCTGTGCCTGCCCGCCACGGGCGTTTTTGCCCAGGCGACCGGCGAACCCATTCTCATCGGCGGGCTTTTCGCCCAGTCCGGACCGGCCGCCGTCGTCGGCACGCCAAGCAAGCTTGTAGCCGAAATGACCGTCAAACAGATCAACGACATGGGCGGCGTGCTCGGCCGCCCGCTCAAACTTATTGCCTACGACACCGAATCCTCCCCGGACGTGGCCCTGCGCCAGGCCCGCCAGCTCGTCGAAGGCGACAAGGTCCTGGCCATCATCGGCCCCACCTCCACCGGCGAAGGGCTGGCCGTTAAAAAGTACACCGAGGAAAAGCACGTCCCGGTCATCATGACCGTGGGCGGCGATGCCGTCATTGCCGGCGGCAAGTTTGGTCCCTACGACTGGACCTTCAAGGCTCCCCAGCGCACCGCCACGGCCGTGGCCAAGATATACGACTACCTCAAAGGCAAGAACATCAAGAAGATCGCGGTGCTCTGCTCCAAAGACGCCTTCGGCCAGGACGGGTTGACCGAACTTACGGCCAACGCCGCCAAATTCGGCATCGAGATCGTGGCCGAAGAGAGCTTTGACAACAAAGGCACGGATTTTTCGGCCCAGGCCTTCAAGCTCCAGGCCGCCAAACCCCAGGCCGCCGTGGTCTGGACCATCGGACCGGCCGGGGCCATAGCCGCCAAAAACTTCGCCGCCCTGCCCGGCGAACGCCCGCTGCTCGTGCAGAGCCACGGCCAGCCCGGTCCCAGCTACCTGGAGATGGCCGGCGAAGCGGCCGGCGGCACGGTCATGCCCGGCACCAAGCTCATGGCCCCGGAATCCCTGCCCGACGAAGACCCGCAAAAGATCGTCATCGAATCGTTTATCAAGGCCTACAAGGACAACGGCATCCAGGAGAAATTCCCGCTCAACACCCACTCGGGCTATGCCTATGACGCCCTGACGCTGTTGCGGGCGGGCCTGGAAAAGGCCGGCAAGGCCGATCCCGAAGCCCTGCGCGCCGCCCTGGAGAAACTTGAGCGCGTGGTCGGCGTCTCCGGCGTCTACACCCTGTCCGCCGAGGACCACAACGGCCTGGGCCAGGATTCGATGATCATGCTCATCGTCGACTCCAACCGCTTCAAACTCGCCCCGTAG